The following proteins come from a genomic window of Amaranthus tricolor cultivar Red isolate AtriRed21 chromosome 14, ASM2621246v1, whole genome shotgun sequence:
- the LOC130799194 gene encoding uncharacterized protein LOC130799194, whose protein sequence is MLARNLTAAFSEQLRAVMNNNNPAPQQVLEDMADQIKNLRERIEPPNEKPKSHESQDGNSGMSRSSKRNKRRRERPRIHASLSRSDPRDRESKTASQDARTYLESKKQKASESLQSLVDKRREERRKYQLTGSSHSASPVFMPRHEVSLGRLPEDPMPISSPLASEVLNTPNPAKIKIPNMTAFDGTSCPEEHLMAYKNLMLLYTTNFALWCKFFPTTLTGVALTWYTSLPGGSIHNFAQLEGKFLGHFVASRRQEKSNFHLLSITQLEGESISSYLKKFHEAVLEVTDLEESAHDPKRRKSEKKDVASSHQSLWNREEHSSRRDRSYMPRHPKPPSDMGSPRSRHVYIAEGKSRTRNLLDGGNDPMFNRNRKDIFFAVRDKLPAPPPTTTPSDRRNYNLWCDYHKEHGHTLAQCRELKRILHQLADEGKLSRFVNRRDYDARGEAERRQWNQRRGSPKRDEARRESSNTQGTINVIFGGY, encoded by the exons atgctagcacgaaacctcactgctgCGTTTTCCGAACAGCTCCGCGCCGTCATGAATAACAATAATCCTGCTCCGCAACAAGTATTGGAGGATATGgcggatcaaataaaaaatctgcGGGAACGAATCGAGCCCCCTAACGAGAAACCCAAATCCCACGAATCTCAGGATGGGAACTCGGGGATGTCACGTTCCAGCAAGAGAAACAAGAGGCGACGGGAGAGACCAAGGATTCACGCAAGCCTCAGCAGAAGTGATCCTAGAGACAGAGAGTCTAAAACCGCCTCTCAAGATGCCCGTACTTATTTAGAAAGCAAGAAACAGAAGGCGTCCGAAAGTTTGCAATCCCTGGTTGAcaaaaggagggaagaaaggaGAAAGTATCAACTCACGGGATCTAGCCATTCCGCTAGCCCCGTCTTCATGCCGCGGCATGAAGTTAGCCTGGGTAGGCTTCCCGAAGACCCCATGCCAATTAGCTCCCCGCTGGCCTCGGAGGTGCTGAATACTCCCAATCCAGCAAAGATAAAGATTCCAAACATGACGGCCTTTGACGGGACGTCTTGCCCGGAGGAGCACTTGATGGCATACAAAAACTTGATGCTGCTATACACAACTAACTTCGCATTGTGGTGTAAATTTTTCCCAACTACTCTTACTGGAGTAGCTCTTacgtggtacacctcccttccagGAGGAAGCATCCACAACTTCGCGCAATTGGAAGGCAAGTTCCTAGGTCATTTCGTAGCATCAAGAAGACAAGAAAAATCAAACTTTCATTTGCTCAGCATCACACAATTAGAAGGAGAATCCATATCATCATACCTGAAGAAATTTCATGAGGCGGTGTTGGAAGTGACTGATTTAGAGGAATCA gcacatgacccAAAAAGGCGAAAGTCTGAAAAGAAAGATGTCGCATCCTCCCATCAATCTTTATGGAACAGAGAGGAGCATTCGTCAAGGAGGGACAGGAGTTACATGCCGCGTCATCCAAAGCCCCCGTCAGACATGGGATCTCCACGATCCCGGCACGTATACATCGCGGAAGGGAAGTCCAGGACGCGGAATTTGCTAGACGGAGGTAACGACCCGATGTTCAATCGAAACAGGAAGGACATTTTCTTCGCTGTTCGAGATAAGTTGCCAGCTCCACCTCCTACTACCACTCCTTCCGATAGACGCAActacaatctgtggtgtgattaccacaaagagcacggccatactTTGGCCCAGtgccgcgaactcaaacgtatcctACATCAATTGGCTGATGAAGGAAAACTGTCGAGGTTCGTTAACCGAAGGGACTATGACGCAAGAGGAGAAGCGGAAAGAAGGCAGTGGAATCAAAGACGCGGATCCCCAAAGAGGGATGAGGCAAGGCGTgaaagttccaacacacaaGGAACTATCAACGTAATTTTCGGAGGATACTGA